The Leptospira koniambonensis genome window below encodes:
- a CDS encoding lysophospholipid acyltransferase family protein — protein MSSKSTVQKPHPGSSELARKALRWFGRLYGSLFYKTEVYGLENVPQTGKVLVLSKHQRNDDIPLGLSKALYHRRMDIWAIMKDSLAAPIFMDYFLKCGGIPLNRKEPRKSKNDLLFAKKVLGEGNMLVIFPEQTTIPYKMGKGRPGGFRFIVGKPEEPLAVLCLGLEYKPRGFLRRTSFIVRAGKLRHFEPDMDHEDFLHDCMHEIASLTNLKYPFEQAKKTTDQNEDLELTETIR, from the coding sequence ATGTCATCAAAAAGCACTGTACAAAAGCCCCATCCTGGAAGTTCTGAATTAGCTAGAAAAGCGTTACGCTGGTTCGGAAGACTCTACGGATCCTTATTTTATAAAACAGAAGTTTATGGATTAGAAAATGTACCTCAGACTGGAAAAGTTTTGGTACTCTCCAAACACCAAAGGAATGATGATATTCCTCTAGGCCTTTCCAAAGCATTATATCATAGAAGAATGGATATCTGGGCGATCATGAAAGATTCTCTCGCTGCCCCTATTTTTATGGACTATTTTCTAAAATGCGGAGGAATTCCTCTCAATAGAAAAGAACCTAGAAAAAGTAAGAACGATCTTCTATTTGCAAAGAAGGTTCTGGGTGAAGGCAATATGCTCGTGATCTTCCCGGAACAAACCACCATCCCTTATAAGATGGGAAAAGGGCGCCCAGGTGGATTCAGATTTATAGTAGGAAAACCGGAAGAACCGCTAGCAGTTCTTTGCCTGGGATTAGAATATAAGCCCAGAGGGTTTTTGCGTAGGACCAGCTTCATAGTCCGAGCAGGAAAACTCAGACATTTTGAGCCTGATATGGACCATGAGGATTTCCTGCACGATTGTATGCACGAGATCGCAAGCCTCACGAATCTCAAATATCCATTCGAACAGGCTAAAAAAACGACTGATCAAAATGAGGATTTAGAACTCACAGAAACAATCCGTTAG
- a CDS encoding LIMLP_12425 family protein, giving the protein MEKQTSKQQGTKFGFSSIFQKEDPDHVKLENSLVRAVSELRTEQMKDINLSKDFNLRLENLLKDVRFDEETSWSKFSRGFVWNRSFQYSLSAALAILVLAVTVGRFSSSNETSLAERSGTLTVGEDREFVDLPSSARVDVDLNSRHLLEISKNPQASKTLGSLEQYFIEKGDYRTAQEIRHVLESTSK; this is encoded by the coding sequence ATGGAAAAACAAACAAGTAAACAACAGGGAACAAAGTTCGGATTCTCTTCTATTTTTCAGAAAGAAGATCCGGATCATGTTAAATTGGAAAACTCTCTCGTTCGCGCGGTCTCCGAACTGCGAACGGAACAGATGAAGGATATCAATCTCTCCAAGGACTTCAATCTTAGATTAGAAAATCTACTCAAAGATGTCCGTTTCGACGAGGAAACCTCTTGGTCCAAGTTCTCCCGCGGTTTTGTTTGGAACCGTTCCTTCCAATACTCCCTCAGTGCAGCTCTCGCAATCCTAGTTCTCGCAGTTACAGTAGGTCGTTTTTCTTCTTCTAACGAAACAAGTTTAGCAGAAAGATCCGGAACTCTTACAGTAGGCGAAGACCGCGAATTCGTGGATCTTCCTTCTTCTGCAAGAGTAGATGTGGATCTGAATTCACGTCATCTACTTGAGATCTCTAAAAATCCCCAAGCTTCTAAAACCTTAGGTTCTTTGGAGCAATACTTTATTGAAAAAGGCGATTATAGAACTGCTCAAGAAATCCGCCACGTTCTGGAATCAACTTCTAAGTAA
- the hpf gene encoding ribosome hibernation-promoting factor, HPF/YfiA family, whose product MKIVFNWKNLDHSGTAEDYAGKKLERVSKYIQKLVSMEISFEQVHGLISANLNLAADGSKFNAQHEDKDIYSCIDGLEDKIVKQVSKHHDKKAAH is encoded by the coding sequence ATGAAAATCGTTTTTAATTGGAAAAATTTGGATCATTCCGGAACGGCAGAAGATTATGCCGGAAAAAAATTAGAACGAGTATCTAAATATATACAAAAGTTAGTTTCGATGGAAATTTCATTCGAACAGGTGCATGGACTCATCAGCGCAAATTTAAATTTAGCCGCGGACGGAAGTAAATTTAACGCACAACACGAGGACAAAGATATTTATTCCTGCATAGACGGCTTAGAAGATAAGATCGTAAAACAAGTAAGCAAACATCACGATAAAAAAGCCGCTCATTGA
- a CDS encoding RNA polymerase sigma factor produces the protein MIETDNPHRKQTVREKEIQLLKRIKEGDDKAYIELTGPYRERLYRKAVSMVKDGDDAEDIVQDALISGYRSIRNFRAESGVYTWLYRIVVNKSKDLLAKRKRARENSMDDSEFQVTDDRISFEKKVELSDESNYLINKINELEDIYKEVIELRYFEEMSYSQIAEILGTNIGTVKSRLFKAKEFLKHLIMKDGKSEGFFR, from the coding sequence ATGATCGAAACCGATAATCCTCATCGCAAACAAACCGTACGAGAAAAAGAAATCCAACTTCTAAAACGGATCAAAGAAGGGGATGACAAGGCATATATAGAGCTTACTGGCCCTTATAGGGAAAGATTGTACAGAAAAGCTGTCTCCATGGTAAAAGATGGGGATGACGCAGAGGATATCGTCCAAGACGCCTTGATCTCAGGATATCGATCCATACGCAATTTTAGGGCAGAATCTGGGGTTTATACCTGGTTGTACCGTATCGTGGTTAATAAGTCCAAGGACCTACTGGCTAAAAGAAAGAGGGCCAGGGAGAATTCCATGGACGATTCTGAGTTCCAGGTCACTGACGATCGTATCAGCTTCGAAAAAAAAGTAGAACTTTCTGACGAGAGTAACTATCTAATCAACAAAATCAACGAACTCGAGGACATATACAAAGAAGTCATCGAGCTCCGGTATTTCGAGGAAATGTCCTATTCACAAATAGCTGAGATTCTCGGAACAAATATCGGAACAGTCAAAAGCCGGCTCTTTAAGGCAAAGGAATTTTTGAAACATCTGATTATGAAAGATGGGAAGAGCGAAGGCTTTTTTAGGTAG
- a CDS encoding tetratricopeptide repeat protein: MNKLIKIALILSISTAIYAEPETNVIESSLKNYTPETDAQLANKLTALGSLKQKTRDYEGAIAFYDQSLAVRTKIGDKESSGYALVLYLKSISEFRLGKSCQALENIKEVIHVYQKIGDLDSALHAEEEGLKKYQEACGLAFAKQPSLTLNKD; encoded by the coding sequence ATGAACAAATTAATTAAAATTGCCTTAATTTTAAGCATCTCCACTGCAATTTATGCAGAACCTGAAACCAACGTGATCGAAAGTTCGCTCAAGAACTACACACCGGAGACAGATGCCCAGCTAGCAAATAAGCTTACTGCCCTCGGAAGCCTAAAACAAAAAACCAGGGACTACGAAGGTGCAATCGCTTTTTACGATCAGTCCTTAGCAGTGAGAACAAAAATCGGCGATAAAGAAAGCTCTGGATACGCTCTGGTTCTTTACCTGAAGTCAATCTCCGAATTCCGTCTCGGCAAATCCTGCCAAGCCTTAGAGAACATTAAAGAAGTTATTCATGTATACCAAAAGATTGGTGACCTTGATTCCGCTCTTCACGCAGAGGAAGAAGGTCTTAAAAAATACCAGGAAGCATGTGGCCTGGCTTTTGCGAAACAGCCAAGCCTGACTCTAAACAAGGACTAA
- a CDS encoding MBOAT family O-acyltransferase yields the protein MIFPTLEFFLFFSFVFVTHWYILPALIPEPKLRKSLIHIFLLIMSYIFYMSWNWKFGGLILLSTVIDFFLADLIFESKDQVFRKRMIVISLVLNLVFILGFFKYYGFLSENLNVFLHTLGFQSLFPILKIVLPVGISFYTFQSLSYTIDVYRGAIPSEKNFIRFALFVSFFPQLVAGPIVTAKSFLPQLQTEKKIEDIPFRKAIRYFLMGYFKKVVLSDNISPIADLIFKNPDAYSTEALWLGAFLFWVQVYCDFSGYTDMAYSAALLLGYELPENFRMPYISQSVTEHWRRWHITLSTWLRDYVYISLGGNRVGLFRHRFNVWFTMFVGGIWHGANWTFLIWGSIQGGFLLIESVLKEWKAKWFPNLTISDSWDKALTPIRVLYASSVAVTFGVIFRSANIESALKMIHGMYVYQSGELRPYMLKQGIPAILCVIIGHYIGWLIYEKGKEFKIPAWLEFSLYPLVAFCFAILSPDGEIPFIYFDF from the coding sequence GTGATTTTTCCCACACTTGAATTTTTTCTTTTTTTCTCCTTCGTATTTGTAACCCATTGGTACATTTTACCAGCCCTTATTCCGGAGCCAAAACTACGTAAATCACTCATTCATATCTTCCTGCTCATAATGAGTTATATTTTCTATATGAGCTGGAACTGGAAATTCGGTGGATTGATCTTATTATCCACCGTAATCGATTTCTTTTTAGCGGATCTGATCTTCGAATCTAAGGATCAAGTTTTCCGCAAAAGAATGATCGTAATCAGCTTAGTGCTGAACCTTGTATTTATTTTAGGATTTTTTAAATATTACGGGTTCTTAAGCGAAAACCTAAATGTATTCTTGCATACTTTAGGTTTCCAAAGTTTATTCCCTATACTTAAAATTGTCCTCCCTGTAGGGATTTCCTTTTATACATTCCAAAGTTTGAGTTATACGATAGATGTATATAGAGGAGCAATTCCTTCTGAAAAGAACTTCATTAGATTTGCATTATTCGTTTCCTTCTTCCCTCAATTGGTAGCTGGACCTATCGTCACTGCTAAAAGTTTTTTACCTCAATTACAAACAGAAAAGAAGATAGAAGATATTCCATTTAGAAAGGCCATCCGCTATTTTTTAATGGGATATTTTAAGAAGGTTGTACTATCGGATAATATTTCTCCGATCGCTGATCTCATCTTTAAAAACCCGGACGCTTATTCTACGGAAGCGCTTTGGTTAGGTGCATTCCTTTTCTGGGTGCAGGTATATTGTGATTTCAGCGGGTATACTGATATGGCATATTCTGCAGCACTTCTATTGGGTTATGAGCTGCCAGAGAACTTCAGAATGCCTTATATTTCCCAATCAGTAACTGAGCATTGGAGAAGGTGGCATATCACTCTTTCTACTTGGCTCAGAGATTATGTGTATATTTCCTTAGGTGGAAATCGTGTAGGGCTATTCCGTCATAGATTCAATGTTTGGTTCACAATGTTTGTGGGAGGAATTTGGCATGGAGCCAATTGGACCTTCCTCATCTGGGGTTCTATCCAAGGCGGATTTCTATTAATAGAATCTGTATTAAAAGAATGGAAAGCGAAATGGTTCCCGAACCTAACAATTTCAGATTCTTGGGATAAGGCATTAACTCCTATTAGAGTTTTATATGCGAGTTCTGTAGCGGTTACCTTTGGAGTTATATTCCGTTCCGCAAATATAGAATCCGCTCTGAAAATGATACACGGAATGTATGTGTACCAAAGCGGAGAACTCAGACCTTATATGTTAAAGCAAGGTATCCCCGCGATACTCTGTGTGATCATTGGACATTATATTGGTTGGCTTATTTACGAAAAAGGAAAGGAGTTCAAAATCCCAGCTTGGTTAGAATTTTCTCTTTATCCTTTGGTTGCATTTTGTTTTGCGATCTTAAGTCCAGATGGAGAGATCCCTTTTATATACTTCGACTTCTGA
- a CDS encoding enoyl-CoA hydratase-related protein, whose translation MSESLINLQKEGKLAILEINRPSALNALNEELLNELTSEISNLEKDPSIQVVIITGQGKAFVAGADIAKMKELNVSGAEKFASLGQSAFDRIQRSRLVSIAAVNGFALGGGLELALACDIRIGSEKAKLGLPEVSLGLIPGFGGTQRLARLVGYGRAAELIFTGDMIGAEEAYRIGILNKLTNDGEDLIATAKATAESILKKGPIAVSTAKSVILNGLDMQLSKGQELEKKEFSNLFSGKESKEGMGAFLEKRPPNF comes from the coding sequence ATGAGCGAATCACTGATCAATTTACAAAAAGAAGGCAAGCTGGCGATCTTAGAGATCAATCGTCCTTCTGCGTTAAACGCATTAAACGAAGAATTATTAAACGAATTAACAAGCGAGATTAGTAATCTAGAAAAAGATCCATCTATTCAAGTTGTGATCATCACCGGGCAAGGAAAAGCTTTTGTTGCAGGTGCTGATATTGCTAAAATGAAAGAATTGAATGTAAGTGGAGCTGAGAAGTTTGCTTCCCTTGGCCAAAGCGCATTCGACCGTATCCAAAGAAGTAGATTAGTTTCTATCGCAGCAGTAAACGGTTTTGCACTGGGTGGGGGACTTGAACTTGCGCTTGCGTGTGATATCCGTATAGGTTCTGAAAAAGCAAAATTAGGACTTCCTGAGGTCTCTTTAGGTTTGATCCCTGGATTTGGTGGAACCCAAAGACTTGCAAGACTAGTCGGTTACGGAAGAGCAGCAGAGCTTATCTTTACAGGTGATATGATCGGTGCAGAAGAAGCATATCGTATAGGTATATTAAACAAACTTACTAACGATGGAGAAGATCTGATCGCCACTGCAAAGGCTACAGCGGAATCCATTCTGAAAAAAGGGCCTATCGCAGTCTCCACTGCAAAATCAGTTATCCTAAACGGATTGGATATGCAGTTATCCAAAGGACAAGAGTTGGAGAAAAAAGAATTTTCTAATCTATTCTCTGGAAAAGAATCCAAAGAAGGAATGGGAGCATTCTTAGAAAAACGTCCTCCTAATTTCTGA
- a CDS encoding DUF192 domain-containing protein, translating into MKTFRFLLLSFLFCLPMAGWGEYNSPLYLEKTTIYIGDHALLVEVANTDESRQRGLMFRKKLGENEGMIFIFPSEDHLSFWMKNTLIPLSIGYFSRNKKLVDVYEMAPNQTQVLYHSTQKVMYAVEANPRWFAKRGLGKDSVLKIEGRYIGK; encoded by the coding sequence ATGAAAACTTTCAGATTCTTACTTCTATCTTTTTTATTCTGCCTTCCTATGGCAGGTTGGGGAGAATATAATTCTCCCTTATATTTAGAAAAAACCACCATCTATATAGGAGATCACGCTCTCCTTGTAGAAGTTGCAAATACTGACGAATCCAGACAAAGGGGATTGATGTTCCGTAAAAAATTAGGGGAGAATGAAGGAATGATCTTCATCTTTCCTAGCGAGGATCATTTATCTTTTTGGATGAAGAATACATTAATCCCTTTGAGTATTGGTTATTTCTCAAGAAATAAGAAATTAGTCGATGTTTATGAAATGGCACCGAACCAAACTCAGGTTCTGTATCATTCTACCCAAAAGGTAATGTATGCAGTAGAAGCAAATCCTAGATGGTTTGCTAAACGTGGACTTGGAAAGGATTCTGTTTTAAAGATAGAGGGTAGATATATAGGGAAATGA
- a CDS encoding DUF3332 family protein: protein MVKNVFKKIILTLVLVGVSFGSLANCFGKFALVRVFYNANDGINVGGGLLAKIVKTVLFYIPFGFLMAIGGFIDFLLFNLIEFWSGSNPVGLNEYDKEGRYAKSFEQDGEKLTLVYTEFGSRLDLTAVSKEGKSETLTAFRSQPGKFFVEREGQLSEIEVTSQSVGSQVILKLTEQGKLKSSKVVEAQNLQDLQLRASESL, encoded by the coding sequence ATGGTGAAAAACGTTTTCAAAAAAATAATCCTGACCTTGGTACTGGTAGGAGTTAGCTTCGGTTCCTTAGCGAACTGCTTCGGAAAATTCGCACTTGTAAGAGTTTTCTACAATGCTAACGACGGGATCAATGTGGGCGGTGGCCTTCTTGCAAAAATCGTAAAAACGGTTCTATTTTATATTCCTTTCGGATTTTTAATGGCAATCGGTGGATTTATCGACTTTCTACTTTTCAACTTGATCGAGTTCTGGTCTGGAAGCAACCCAGTAGGACTAAACGAGTATGATAAAGAAGGAAGATATGCAAAATCTTTCGAGCAAGACGGAGAAAAACTGACTTTAGTTTATACTGAATTCGGTTCTAGATTGGATCTAACTGCAGTTTCTAAAGAAGGAAAATCAGAAACTCTAACTGCTTTCCGCTCTCAACCTGGAAAATTTTTCGTAGAGAGAGAAGGACAACTTTCTGAGATCGAAGTTACTTCTCAATCAGTAGGATCCCAAGTGATCTTAAAACTGACTGAACAAGGTAAATTAAAATCTTCTAAAGTAGTAGAAGCTCAAAATTTACAAGACCTTCAATTGAGAGCTTCCGAGTCTCTCTAA
- a CDS encoding acyl-CoA thioesterase — MSKPEKYPYSVQQKVAWGDMDAFGHVNNVVYARYFETARASYFDDMGLWESPQKPMEGGPVLTHIEMDYRKQVRFPETIDISVKLESVKNRSFSIVCSMWNQAGECVLTGKAELLWFNFSTGKPVAIPDVYKEQFFQQNK, encoded by the coding sequence ATGTCTAAACCGGAAAAATACCCGTACAGCGTTCAACAGAAAGTGGCCTGGGGAGATATGGATGCCTTTGGTCATGTGAATAATGTGGTCTATGCAAGATATTTCGAAACTGCCAGAGCTTCTTATTTTGATGATATGGGGCTTTGGGAATCTCCTCAAAAACCTATGGAAGGCGGGCCGGTCCTTACTCATATAGAAATGGATTATAGGAAGCAGGTTCGTTTTCCGGAAACGATTGATATTTCCGTAAAATTGGAATCTGTTAAGAACAGATCTTTTTCAATCGTTTGTTCTATGTGGAATCAGGCAGGGGAATGCGTGTTGACTGGAAAAGCGGAACTGTTATGGTTTAATTTTTCTACCGGAAAACCGGTGGCGATTCCAGATGTCTACAAGGAACAATTCTTCCAGCAAAACAAATGA
- a CDS encoding PP2C family protein-serine/threonine phosphatase produces MSLFLFFAGFGLLLGDPASEGIIDPRWMRISHVTLICISILLSFKFENFKKYCESVLLFHFAVMSIHSFYLLYVNGLYLGYLFGLILVVFSTGVSINNRRVLIPVLLLFIAVAFFVGIHVENPKIDVGMYYFGLISSSILSVLVIGFRMRTFETLLEADEQMEKFQINIEEELEIAQKTQKSLVDLEFPEAGNFRIRSYFKPLESVGGDLIKTNLGKEGELDFFFADAAGHGVSAAMVSAMAVMAFKTIAPVAEGPSKGLTLIHESLMTMIGGFFITAVYMRLDREKKSLTYSYAGHHPAVLIKSDGSVQELTGKGTVLLALPKLFNRDYEILLEPGDRVILFSDGMFEFYTEEKEFFGYEAFLDLIRDYTSLSGRVFLDSLGEAVLGLHSSPPKDDMTMLLLEVL; encoded by the coding sequence ATGTCTCTTTTTCTTTTTTTCGCGGGATTCGGTTTATTGTTAGGTGATCCTGCTTCAGAGGGTATCATAGATCCAAGATGGATGAGGATCTCTCATGTTACATTAATCTGTATTTCTATATTATTAAGTTTTAAATTCGAAAATTTTAAAAAATACTGCGAGTCGGTTTTACTATTCCATTTCGCAGTGATGAGTATCCATTCATTTTATCTTTTATATGTGAATGGTTTATATTTGGGTTATCTATTTGGATTGATACTCGTTGTATTCAGTACGGGTGTTTCGATCAATAATCGAAGGGTGCTCATTCCGGTCCTTCTACTATTCATAGCGGTAGCGTTCTTTGTTGGGATACATGTAGAAAATCCCAAGATAGATGTGGGGATGTATTATTTCGGTCTAATCTCTTCTTCCATTTTATCCGTGCTAGTGATCGGGTTTAGAATGAGAACATTCGAAACTCTTTTAGAGGCTGATGAGCAAATGGAAAAATTCCAGATAAATATAGAAGAAGAATTAGAGATCGCTCAGAAGACCCAAAAAAGCCTTGTGGATCTTGAGTTTCCGGAAGCAGGAAATTTCAGGATACGTTCTTATTTTAAACCTTTGGAAAGTGTGGGTGGAGATCTTATCAAAACAAATCTAGGCAAAGAAGGGGAGCTTGACTTTTTCTTTGCGGATGCTGCCGGCCATGGAGTTTCTGCTGCGATGGTTTCCGCGATGGCTGTAATGGCTTTTAAAACTATTGCTCCGGTTGCGGAAGGCCCTTCTAAGGGTTTAACTCTGATCCATGAATCTTTAATGACTATGATCGGTGGATTTTTTATCACCGCTGTCTATATGAGATTGGATCGAGAGAAAAAAAGTCTAACCTATTCTTATGCAGGACATCATCCTGCGGTTCTAATCAAGTCAGATGGTTCTGTGCAAGAATTGACCGGGAAGGGAACAGTGTTACTTGCTCTTCCTAAATTGTTTAATAGAGATTATGAAATTTTATTAGAACCCGGAGATAGGGTAATATTATTTTCAGATGGGATGTTCGAGTTTTATACAGAAGAAAAAGAATTTTTCGGCTACGAAGCATTCTTAGATCTGATCAGAGATTATACATCTCTTTCTGGCAGAGTATTTTTGGATTCTTTGGGAGAAGCGGTTCTTGGACTACATTCTTCTCCGCCTAAGGACGATATGACTATGCTACTTTTGGAAGTTCTCTAA
- a CDS encoding PP2C family protein-serine/threonine phosphatase gives MNLSNKKAGILNPWSFLETEFNYREVSAWKDFVRIDQSFIRLAFFLHFLVYFLALIPEIQKSPHGTIYFGLVLSLNILSIVLSFQRKYLPAVIHGTNFSIIFLVMLILNESFYSFDDLHSLQLYNNYFLLVGFLVLFQMFRLKVKGCFLTATYSIVLHLGFIYFKLNNSSLPGFPLVLFVPDVVYLILSLIGTTIVVIVRRLVRISSELDSEYRFLQHELQIARKVQETLFPEDVSIKGFKYEVFRSTPNEIGGDFYDFIQLREGNTGVFLTDIAGHGIASALVASFIKIMVATMPYRLKLHPVRLLEYLDETLLRQFKSHHASAVYIFFDFISKEIHFANGGHPYLMHSQNGNDFREIETTGSILGFGIKRPIAELVSLPIQSAERLFLYTDGLIENRNPQGKQLGSEGLIEILNRNKSFTDLKQFKEAVQVELSAFFGDAEFEDDTLFLIIEME, from the coding sequence ATGAATCTATCCAATAAAAAAGCTGGAATACTCAACCCTTGGTCCTTCTTGGAAACCGAGTTCAATTACAGGGAAGTTAGTGCATGGAAAGATTTCGTTCGAATTGATCAGTCATTTATCAGGCTGGCCTTTTTTCTTCACTTCTTAGTTTATTTTTTAGCATTAATTCCTGAAATTCAAAAATCTCCTCATGGGACCATCTATTTTGGTCTAGTCCTGAGTTTAAATATTCTGAGCATTGTCCTTTCTTTCCAAAGAAAATATCTGCCTGCTGTCATTCACGGTACAAACTTTAGTATTATATTTTTGGTGATGTTGATCTTAAACGAATCTTTCTATAGCTTCGACGATCTCCATAGTTTACAACTTTATAATAATTATTTCTTACTCGTTGGATTTTTGGTTTTATTCCAAATGTTCCGCTTGAAGGTAAAAGGCTGCTTTTTAACTGCTACTTATTCTATTGTATTACATCTTGGGTTTATTTATTTCAAACTCAATAATAGCTCTCTTCCTGGATTTCCTTTAGTTCTATTCGTTCCGGATGTTGTCTATCTGATCTTAAGTCTGATCGGAACTACAATCGTCGTGATCGTAAGAAGGTTAGTTCGTATTTCTTCCGAACTGGATTCTGAGTATAGATTTTTGCAACATGAACTTCAGATCGCTAGAAAAGTACAGGAGACATTATTTCCGGAAGATGTAAGTATTAAAGGATTTAAATACGAGGTATTTAGATCCACTCCCAACGAGATTGGTGGGGATTTTTACGACTTTATTCAATTAAGGGAAGGAAACACTGGAGTTTTCTTAACTGATATTGCAGGACATGGGATAGCTTCTGCGTTAGTCGCATCATTTATCAAAATTATGGTAGCGACCATGCCTTATCGCCTTAAGCTACATCCAGTCCGTTTATTGGAATATCTGGATGAGACACTTCTTAGGCAGTTCAAATCCCATCATGCTTCTGCTGTTTATATATTTTTTGATTTTATTTCCAAAGAGATCCATTTTGCTAATGGGGGACATCCATATTTAATGCATTCCCAAAATGGAAATGACTTTAGGGAAATTGAAACTACCGGAAGTATATTAGGATTTGGGATCAAAAGGCCGATCGCTGAGCTGGTTTCACTACCGATCCAGTCTGCAGAAAGGTTGTTTTTATACACTGATGGATTGATAGAGAATCGAAATCCACAAGGAAAACAGCTTGGAAGTGAAGGCCTAATTGAAATCCTGAACAGAAATAAGTCTTTTACCGATTTAAAACAGTTTAAAGAAGCCGTCCAGGTAGAACTCTCCGCATTTTTTGGAGATGCTGAATTCGAAGACGACACACTTTTCCTGATCATCGAGATGGAGTAA
- a CDS encoding PilZ domain-containing protein codes for MSEPDQKPRSPRFYPRDFDEYIVQVDSGLITLEGKLGNISESGICILMSGEDLPGSIPIEGSVIERRTGKRLEFLGDVVWKIPKQVDSKRKFLYGIRFRDPLELTESLILINLSLEG; via the coding sequence ATGAGCGAGCCTGACCAAAAACCTAGGAGTCCCAGATTTTATCCCAGAGATTTTGACGAGTATATCGTGCAGGTGGATTCTGGGCTCATCACGTTAGAAGGTAAACTAGGTAATATTTCCGAATCAGGTATCTGCATTTTGATGAGTGGAGAAGATCTACCCGGCTCCATTCCGATCGAAGGTTCAGTCATAGAAAGAAGAACTGGCAAACGTCTAGAATTTTTAGGCGACGTAGTTTGGAAAATCCCAAAGCAAGTAGACTCTAAACGAAAGTTCTTATACGGAATACGTTTTAGGGATCCTTTAGAACTCACAGAATCTCTTATACTCATTAATCTTTCCTTAGAAGGTTAA